The Streptomyces sp. V3I7 genome segment GAATCCCCATCCCGACCAGCACCGAGCCCGCCACTCGACTCACCCCCCGCCGAAACCGAGGCGTGTCGACAGCCGTGCGCGCGGCCGCGACGAACGTCGTCCAGGACAGCAGCCAGGCAAGAACGACGGCGACGTGCGCGGCCGCCAGGGTGGCGATCTGCGGTGCGACCGGCCGGGCAGTCATGAGGAACTGCGGTACGAGGGTGAGGTAGACCGACGCCGCCTTCGGGTTGAGGACGTTGGACCACAAACCCTGCCCGAAGCAGCCTAGTTGGGCCCACGGCAAGCGGCGGCGCACACGCCTCGCCTCCGAGACGCCTCGCCGCGCCGAGCGCCATGTGCTCACGCCCAACCAGACGAGATACACGCCGCCCAGCAACTTCACCACCGTCAACGCCTGAGCCGACGACATGACCAGGGCCGACAGGCCGACCACCGCGAACGTCGCGTGCACCAGGAGCCCGCACGCCGAGCCGAGCGCGACGAGCACGCCGTCGGAGCGTGAACCGGCGATCACCTGCTGCGTGACGAGGGTCAAGCTCGTGCCGGGAACCAGCGTGAGGGGTGTTACCGCGGCCACGAAGCCGAGTACCTGATGCCACTCCACACGACGACCCTAGGCAATGCGGGCGCCCTCGACTACCCACGCCCCGCTGCGCCTTGGGTATCGCGCACGCTCCCCCGCGACCTCGCGCGCACCACACACGCACATCCTGCACCACTGCCCGACAAGTGAACACCTCACCCCCAAAACGTCGCTCCAACCTCCCCGAACATGTGACGCAGTGATCATTTTCTGGCCGCATTCCCCAAGATGATCTTGGGCATGCATCGAGCGCATCCCACCAGGTTCGATCAGGAGTCGCACCACACGTGAACACCCCCCATCGGGCAGCCATCCCCACCGCCACCGCCCCCGGCGGCCTTCCCCTGGTCGGCCACGGCCACCTGCTCGCCCGCAAGCCGCTGCCTTTCATCACCTCGCTGCGCGATCACGGCCGCGTGGTCCGTATCCGGATCGGGACCACCCCGGCCTACGTCGTCACCGACCCCAGCCTGACCCGCCGTGTCCTGGTGACCGACGCCGCGCACTACACCAAGGGCGGGAAGATCATCGACGCGCTGCGCGTCTTCTTCGGTGACGGCCTGGCCACCGTCGCCGACGGCGCGACCCACCGGCGCAACCGCCGCCTGATGCAGCCGATGTTCAACAAGGTGCACATCGCCCGCCGCGGCGACGCCATGATCGAGCAG includes the following:
- a CDS encoding LysE family translocator, producing the protein MEWHQVLGFVAAVTPLTLVPGTSLTLVTQQVIAGSRSDGVLVALGSACGLLVHATFAVVGLSALVMSSAQALTVVKLLGGVYLVWLGVSTWRSARRGVSEARRVRRRLPWAQLGCFGQGLWSNVLNPKAASVYLTLVPQFLMTARPVAPQIATLAAAHVAVVLAWLLSWTTFVAAARTAVDTPRFRRGVSRVAGSVLVGMGIRTVGAVR